CGGAATCAACGacgacgaacaaacgaacgaaacaTAAAATGACGGATATAAAAAAAGCAAAATTTTCCTAAGAATCATGCACGTATTTGTAAAAAGTGGTTCTCAGCATATTACCTACTGAAAATCTGCTAAGAGGAATTTCAATAACTATATTATGTCAATTTTTTAATACACAATTGAAATTATGATTTAAAAACTGATGAATATTCATCGTGCCAGAACAATTGTCATCACTGATTGCAGGACGACGTATAATCAGCTCAAAGTTATGAAAAGTATGGCAGCATTCATACTATGTATTCGGTTTTTTTTGTCTTGAGTatgtaaaatatacaaaattacGTTATGTGAATGTTAAATTATTATGTAAATTATTATAGTGAAACCGCGTGATTGTGTGAAGGAAATGTTTACTTCTGTTTTGTCGATTTCTTAATATTCTTTACTTTCTTACAAAACTAGAGAATATGATTTATGTAAGTATTATCGCATCCAAGAAAATGTGATACTTTATTCATTCTCAGAAATACTTAAATTATACATAATTGTTCGAACATTGTATATAAACAACAATTTTTGTACAATCGATAAATAAATTCATACACTTATAAAACTGTTATGGCCATAGTTTTGAATTTTATCGATGAATACCATCGATACGCAACATCGAGATGGAGCGTATATGTAATATCGATATTCAACGTGAAATTTAAATTTTGTGTATACATAACAGATCTGTTTGTTGTTGATTAAAGTCGATTTAATTAACCGCACTTTTATTCGACGATCATTCCAAATTATTAGTTTTGATATGGATCAAGAATGTAACACGTCTATGTATAATTGGTAAGTGTGCTTCTGCATTATgtttaaaaatgaaaacgaaagtGCAATAAGAGGTTAAGTTCTGTCCTTTTGaaaatttaatttgaaatttAAACCTCGTAGGTTTGAAAAGTCTGGAATGATAGCAAATATAAGGACACATCTCCGTCAAAATTTAATTAATGCATTACGAAACAAGGACCTTAATTTGAAAACCGATCATCCGAAATCTGCAAAACAATACATCTACGATCTATTAATTGCTGAGTATTTATTCAATCACAATTATGCTTATACCTTGTCGGTGTTTGCCAGCGAGGCACCTTTGTTAATCAACTTCACTAATAAGACAGTTCAAAGGCCTGATGAAAATGAAGAACGTACAACTGAAAAATTACAGAATGATTACGTATTCCATGCATTGGAAACACTAGGCATTAATCCTCACGATACAAAGGGACAATATGTTTTATCACAATATATTGAAAGTGACATGCCACTTCTTCTATGTATATTAAAATGCATAACCATGTTTTCTTATAATATGCACAATAGTGTACCAATGAAAGAAAATGTGGCACTCTGCAATGAGTCTACGCAAACCACGTTTTCTTGGGTGTCTTATAACTCACACATAGAGAAACTACTCGCACTAAAGAAGAAAGTATGTCTGCATAAACAGATGgtcaataataaattgtataagaGAGAAATGATGCTAAAAGAACAAGCATTGCTTGCTCAACAGAATATTGAAGTGTTAAATACTAAGCTGCAGCAAGTTCAGGTAACTAAAATCTTATCTTCataattaaacaattttttattattaagtgCAATAATTTTTTCTAGAATGCTGTACATTCAATGAGTTTAAAGGAGAAAGAGTTAAAGAATGAAAGACAGAGCAATGAACAGAAAATTCTGCAGAAAGAAATGGAATTGGCATTGAAGGAGAGGCTGTTATTGCAAGAAGAAAATAGGTATATATGCTCACAATGTTAACAATAATATatgaatttttaagatttcaaagtatgtattattatttacagaCTACAGAGAGAACAAAACGATCATATGAAACTGGAGGAGGATTTAAAACAACTACAAGAACAGAAGAAAATGGAAGAAGCGATTGCAAATCAAAGAGTCCAAAATATGGAGGTGCAAACGGACTTTGCAATTGAGGCTTCGCTAGAAGATAAGATCAAAGTTCTCACTAAAGAAAAAGAGGAATTAAATGCTCTTATACAGGACCAACAATTGAGAATAGAACAGATAACCCAACGTGCTCTTCAATTATCTCGACAAATAGAGGGAATTCGAGTTTTAAGGCCTGCTATCGAGGTTCCAACTCAAACGAACGGAAACACAGTTATTAGCGAATGCAGTTCGACAGAAGACATCCTTCAGGATGCGAAATTAAGATTGAAACGCTTGGAAGAAGAAAGTATGAAAGCAGATCAATATTActacaattttataaataattcgcCATAATATTAATTTACAGTAACTTATTAGCAATAAAGATTAAGCACATATGTACGATATACGTTATATTTGCACTATAATACGCAttgtattaatttatttacaaaGTTGGTATATGTTTAGAGGTAATGCgagataattgtaataattactAGACAAAGCACAGTATTAAGaaaattgatttaatttatTGGCAttgctaattattatttattataaataacaaaGTATTGCTATTGTATATGTACAAATTTTCTAAACTGAATTGAACGTGTACCAAAGAATGCTTTTTGTTACCtagtttattttataaaattggacgtcaatataatatacaaattattcactatttttctttattatttgaATTCTACCTTAATTACATGCAACACCAAACGTAGTATATAAAATGTTAAGTCAAATTTTTGTCCATAGTTGTACATCATCTTCGTTTGGGATCCGAACTTCTTCTAGTGTAGAGGAGTTAAGGAATGTTTCTAGTTTCTTTTACTGAATAATTCAAtcgatttatttaattaattagaaaAGGATATTGTTTGTCTCTGCCTTCGCGGCCCTCCCGTTCATGAGCACGTTCCTTTGTGTAGGGAGACTTTTCCTGAAAATACATTTTCATATGAATCTTCTGAGTGTCATGGGTCCCTGCAAATGGCGTTTGGGTACTTGATAGTATCACCTATTTTTTCTGGTCTTTGCTATTGTCTCCCATTTCGTCTTTTCAATGTACTCGAAGCGGACGTCTTTATCAACTAAGGGGTCAAGGAATAGTGTTAGAAATTACGATTCAGTTAATTGATGATAGAATGTCAGGATAAATGTATAAAACTGTGATGCGATAAGGATTTACATAAACAGTGTGATTACGTGAGTTGTACGTGTGTATTCTCATTGATCAGGGTCGTAATTTTTGTCTAATCCTATGCTATGCTCTGTTATGCATGAAAACTCTAGGGAGTACAACTAATGACCTATTCATTTTCGCCAGTGACGATGAAAAACAACTCTATTCGACTAcagaagaaattatttaaaaaaatattactttCCTCATATATTCGAATTAATATATTCAGATGACTATTGATTACTTTCAAGACTCAATTCGTTTCATTTTCTTTGTTTTGAAATAATGGAAGATTTTAACTGGAATTACCGACCTTATTATAATGATGTTTTTCTCTATGTTCAGGCATATCACCATTTTGGTGTGCTCCTTTCGCTGCAGATAATTTCATTGTTTATAAAAAGTATTTTTCGATAGATTGATCATACCGAATAAAATCTAGTTACCTCTTTCGTCatcttttcttctcttttgtTCAGTCGTAACTGTAGATTCGTCCGCTCTATCCtgctttattaaataaaataaaaaatagtataCTACCAACGTACTAAatgttaaatataatt
This genomic stretch from Megalopta genalis isolate 19385.01 chromosome 5, iyMegGena1_principal, whole genome shotgun sequence harbors:
- the LOC117222631 gene encoding uncharacterized protein LOC117222631; this translates as MDQECNTSMYNWFEKSGMIANIRTHLRQNLINALRNKDLNLKTDHPKSAKQYIYDLLIAEYLFNHNYAYTLSVFASEAPLLINFTNKTVQRPDENEERTTEKLQNDYVFHALETLGINPHDTKGQYVLSQYIESDMPLLLCILKCITMFSYNMHNSVPMKENVALCNESTQTTFSWVSYNSHIEKLLALKKKVCLHKQMVNNKLYKREMMLKEQALLAQQNIEVLNTKLQQVQNAVHSMSLKEKELKNERQSNEQKILQKEMELALKERLLLQEENRLQREQNDHMKLEEDLKQLQEQKKMEEAIANQRVQNMEVQTDFAIEASLEDKIKVLTKEKEELNALIQDQQLRIEQITQRALQLSRQIEGIRVLRPAIEVPTQTNGNTVISECSSTEDILQDAKLRLKRLEEESMKADQYYYNFINNSP